CGGGGGCTCTGGGTATTTAGTTGCTGAGAAATTAGCAGCGAAGAAAAAGCGGTAATAGAGAATGGGCTTGAGTCAATTCTAGGCAAGACAAACACAGCGATCATAAAAGTAAACATATAAAAAATATCATAAAACCACTACAGCGGCAGGTAAATGATGAATAAAGAAATGGTGAATAAGCTGCTCGTCGGCTCGTGCTTGGGTGCACTGTCATTTGGTGCTGTCGCAACAGAAGGGGGCGGTCTTGGGATCTACCCTGATGGGCTAGAAAACTTTATGTCTGGCGCACTGCCACCGCAAGGTGTCCATGTGCTGGTCTATGGTGGAAATGCCCACTATGACAGTGTTCGTGACAACAAAGGCGATAAAATTCCAATCCCCGGTTTTAGTGTGAATGTGAACGTACTCGCACCACGTTTTATCTGGGTGACTGACCAAAAAGTGTTTGGTGGCGATTTAGCGTTTCATACCATCCTTCCTTTGTTGGATGTGACGGCGAAGGCGGCGGGGAATAAAGAAACCAGTCGTGGGCTCGGGGATATTACTTTTGGTCCCGCACTCGGTTTCCATCCTTCCGCTGACTTACATTATGTCTTAGGGCTGGATGCTTACGCGCCGACCGGAAAATACAGTAAAACCGACCCATCAAGTTTAGGGAAAAATTACTGGGTATTACAGCCGGTGTGGGCAATCAGCTACATTCCACCTGTCGGGGTGAATGCGGATTTAAAAATGATGTATGATTTTAACTTCCGCAACAATGATACGGACACGCGTTCAGGGCAAGCATTCCACGCCGATTATGCATTAGGCTGGGGCTTTGGTAATGGCTGGGTCGCGGGTGTTGGGGGCTATGGATTTATGCAAACCACCAATGACAGTGGTCCAAACTCAGCGCAAGGTAAGGCTCAAGCCTTCGCGGTAGGGCCTTCAATCCGTTATGCAAACCCACAAGGTTGGCTATTTACGGCGAAGTGGGAAAAAGATTTCTCTGTGAAAAATCGCCCAGAAGGTTCGCAAATTTACCTCAAAGCGTCTATTCCGTTTTAGTCCCCTCTCCTCAATATTGGCAGCCGAAAGGCTGCTGATATGTTTGTTTTTCTAGAGAAAGTTAGGTGGTAGTAGGATTAAATCTAACTCATCAGCAAGTAGAGTTAGTTCATTATTCACATCGACTGAGTTCAATGCAGGCTCTGAATCAATATTAACATTAAGATTGCTGTGATTAACTCTGTCACCAAATAACATAATGGCGTGATCACCATGCTGTTTTGAAGCCCATTGTATCCCTTGCGCTTCAGGGTTATCTCCATGCACTTTCTCTGCCCACTTTTGTGTCGAAGAGTAATTGGCTGATGGTGAATTGAGAAGATGGTTTTGTGTTATCCCATGCTTTCTCATGAAACGCGGGTTTAAATCGATTAAGCGAATATCTTCTTTAGGTAGAATTTGGCTGCGCACAAGTAAACTTAATAACGAAAGTTCGACGGGAGTATTTTTACAAGGTGTTGGAAGGTCGTGTAACAGAGTTTCCATTAGGGCAACCGAGATGTTTATCCCGCCATAGAGTGTGGGTATATTATTACCAGACTGACTAAAAATAGGGCTAAAACGGCTGTATCCCTTCCCAGGATTAAACTGTACAGCATGAAATAATACGGAATGAATGCGTTCTATTTTCTTACCTTTTGGCCAAGTAATCAGTTTATTGGAAAGGTTATCCATTTCATCAGGCTCCTTGATTTTTTCATCCATGTATAGGGCCTTCTTTTGCTCTTTGCGCCGCTTCCAATACGCGCTCTGGGTTTGAGGTGAGTAAATCTTTTGGTTTTGCATTATTTAGCCAGCTATTAGGACTACCAAACCAAGCGGCTAGTGCCCAAGGTGTTTTGGTTTCACCAAATAACTCGATGATTTTCTTTATCAAAGGCAGTGGCTGTCCACCAATATCAAGCGCATAAGCGGGGTAAAGATCTTTGCCATCAATGGTCACCGCAAAGATTTTTTTAGTGCGTTTCCAGCGGTTTGCCAAACCACTCGGGTTTTTAACTTCGGCTCCAGACCCTCCTCGACGAGATACGACATTTGCAGGAAGCCATTTGCTATCGTTCAGCATATCCTTTTTTAATTGTTCTAAACGATCGGTATTAATAGGAAGTACAGTTTGATGCTTAATATCAGTGCTTTGTGTTGATGGTGCGGTTGTCTGATTAGACGGCAAATTGTTCAGTTTTGCTAAGATGCAAAACGCAGCTTCTAATGCGATTTGAAAGGCATCATCATCAATAGAGTTTGGTCGTTTCAATACATAGTATTGGCTTGGCTGAGGCTCCTGTGCTTCATAAAAATCAGGGACAGAGAGAGTGATATTGGCACCATGTTCTGTCTTTTTATATGAAACTTTATGGGCAGGAACTGCAATAACGCCGAAATTAGAGTCTTTGTTTGAGGCTATCATGAGGGACTCCTTGGTAAATTGAGATATCTAATATCTACAATATAGCCCATATATCTTTTTGTGGCTATTTATTGTTCAGAGCATGATGAGCAGGCACTTTTGAAGAATACAATCTCTCATGACTTCATTTTTCTTCGTTTATAATTTGACACATAAGCTATAGCTTATTATTCTCATGCATAAGCTATAACTTATGTGAGGTGTATTGTGTGGACAGTCATATTAACGGATTATTTTGACTGCTGGTTATCGGAACAAGATGAAGATATGCAGGAAAAGGTTTTTGCATCGCTTGGTAACTTAGAAGTGTATGGACCCAAACTATCAAGACCCTATGCGGATACTATAAAAGGATCTCAATATCCTAATATGAAAGAGTTACGGGTTCAGCATATGGGAAAACCAATACGTGCATTCTTTGCTTTTGATCCTAAAAGACAAGCGATTGTTTTATGTGCAGGAGACAAAAGTAATGACAAAAAATTTTATTCAAAGATGATTCGTATCGCTGATGATGAATTCAGTAAATACCTTGCTTCAATAGAGGATAAGCAATGAAAACGTTAAAACAAGCTATTGCTGAGCGTTCTCTCGAAAGTCAGGAAAGGATAAAAAACCTTACTGATGAATTAGTTCTAGAAACAGGCTTACAGCTTTTAAGAGAAGAGTTAAACATTTCACAAAAGACACTCGCAAACAATCTTGGCATCTCTCAACCCGCTATCACACAGATAGAGCAAAGAGGAAATGATATCAAGCTTTCAACATTGAAGCGCTATATTGAAGCGATGGGCGGAAAGTTGAGTTTAACAATTGAGTTCCCTACAGGTGACGGACGAGTATTTCACCTCTAAAAAATATCGCGCTGTGAGATATTGAGCAGCGCGATACATTTTATCAGTGGGGGCAAAAATTAAGGGGCTAAGCAGTTATGCCTTTTTCATACTTTGGCTTGGGCTCTCTCCGTAACGTTGCTTATATTCTGCGCTAAACCGTCCCATGTGGGCGAATCCCCAACGTAATGCTACGCCAGTCACGCTGGTGGCTTCTCCTGACATCAATTCGGCTCTAACTCGCTCCATACGCAAATCACGTAAATATTGCATTGGGCTAATATCTAAAAACTCTTTAAAACCAGCATATAAGCTGCGCAAACTGACGCCAGCAATATGG
The Providencia alcalifaciens DNA segment above includes these coding regions:
- a CDS encoding SphA family protein, which produces MMNKEMVNKLLVGSCLGALSFGAVATEGGGLGIYPDGLENFMSGALPPQGVHVLVYGGNAHYDSVRDNKGDKIPIPGFSVNVNVLAPRFIWVTDQKVFGGDLAFHTILPLLDVTAKAAGNKETSRGLGDITFGPALGFHPSADLHYVLGLDAYAPTGKYSKTDPSSLGKNYWVLQPVWAISYIPPVGVNADLKMMYDFNFRNNDTDTRSGQAFHADYALGWGFGNGWVAGVGGYGFMQTTNDSGPNSAQGKAQAFAVGPSIRYANPQGWLFTAKWEKDFSVKNRPEGSQIYLKASIPF
- a CDS encoding RES family NAD+ phosphorylase, which encodes MDEKIKEPDEMDNLSNKLITWPKGKKIERIHSVLFHAVQFNPGKGYSRFSPIFSQSGNNIPTLYGGINISVALMETLLHDLPTPCKNTPVELSLLSLLVRSQILPKEDIRLIDLNPRFMRKHGITQNHLLNSPSANYSSTQKWAEKVHGDNPEAQGIQWASKQHGDHAIMLFGDRVNHSNLNVNIDSEPALNSVDVNNELTLLADELDLILLPPNFL
- a CDS encoding type II toxin-antitoxin system RelE/ParE family toxin; the encoded protein is MWTVILTDYFDCWLSEQDEDMQEKVFASLGNLEVYGPKLSRPYADTIKGSQYPNMKELRVQHMGKPIRAFFAFDPKRQAIVLCAGDKSNDKKFYSKMIRIADDEFSKYLASIEDKQ
- a CDS encoding helix-turn-helix domain-containing protein, which codes for MKTLKQAIAERSLESQERIKNLTDELVLETGLQLLREELNISQKTLANNLGISQPAITQIEQRGNDIKLSTLKRYIEAMGGKLSLTIEFPTGDGRVFHL